The Macadamia integrifolia cultivar HAES 741 unplaced genomic scaffold, SCU_Mint_v3 scaffold1042, whole genome shotgun sequence genome segment GAGCCAAGGTTGAACGTTTTAGGCCCTGAGTCAAGGTTAGGACAGGTTTGGGCTAAGCTAAGGGGATCTAGGATTGGGCTAGGGTTAAAAAAGCTCGGCCCAACCCTGCCTTAATTATacaccctatatatatatatacactttaTACTAGTAGTATTTGTACATTACATGCTCCATGTATATACTATATATCGACCATATACGTATGGAATAATATTTATACATATATCATATACTGATTATATACATGCATTATATGTTGTTGCTGTAATGGATAGGAGAGTCTGGTCCTTGACTGAATCGGGAAGGTTCATGGTCATGTCAATCTAGGAGAAATTAAGAGAAGGAAATCCTATTAAAGGTTGGGCTCGTTTGGTGTGGCTTAAAGGTTTACATCCTAGATTTTGTCTTTAGGTGAAGGTTAGTGCATGAATGCCTATCGATGGATGATAAGATTGTAAAACGGTCAATCCTTTTGACTTCGAGGTACTGCTTATGTTTTAAACATGGGGAATTGCTCAAgcatttatttttggagtgtgaTTTTTCTGTAAACATTTGGTCGATTGCAGTGATAATGTTTGATCAGAGATGGATTGGTTTCCCTTCCATTAAAGAGTTGTTCTCGTGGTGGAGGAGCAAGGTTGTGTTCATTGTAATAAGATGTGGCTCCCATTGGCAATTTGTTGGTTCCTTTTTCATCTTtgggtaaaaataaataagaagtgtTTCGAAAATCAACACAGGACAGTGCCTTATGTTGTGAAGTCTGTATTGAGGGACCTAGGTGAGTTCTCTTCCTAGGATATTGAGACTGTCCACTGCAAAACCACAAGTTAGGTAGATGGTGGAGGTAACTTGGCATTGCCTGTTATTGGGCATTTGTAAGTTGAACATTAACATATGCTCTCTAGGTAATCCAAGTTGTATAGGAAGAGGTGGTGTTCTTTATAATGATCTTGGATATGATATGTGATGCTTTGCGTATTATAGGGGAGTAGGTACCAATTTTATGGCAGTgtgtatttttcatttttctccacTATGCTGCTATGACAAGTGTGAACAAGTAGTTGTGGATCGAGTGTGACTTCAAAATAGTGGTGAATTGCATTCAAAATCAGGAAATCCCATAGTGCTATTAGAAAAAATGGTGGCTTATTAAGAAATACACATTTTATGGGTTATCTCTCACTTTTACCGTGAAATAAACACAGTGGCATATAAATTGGTAAAGCATGCGGCTGCAACTCGAATCTCATCTTATTGGGATACGACTCCACCTTTTGTTATTTATGAGTTAACCTGAGATTATCAACAAAGACCTAGATTctgattttatttaatttttccttttattttcttatttactttAGGTTGCTTTTCAACTGATGGCCGTGTCGAAGGTGGAATagtgattcaaagttttttttttctaagttatGTAATGTCTCATTCTTCTGTTTCTAATGATATTCTTTACTAATCcttagagaaagaaaaacatacATTATATGCTCCATTTGTACATATCTTGAATAGTATAAATCTGCATGCATGTTGTGTTAGTATAACTTTATGTGCCATGCATAGTTAGTGTAATGTGATGTATATTATTATacaaaccctagaaatggtATAAATAGAAGGAGACCGACCTTCGACCAAGCAGACtaggtgtctaacaccttcACAACATATAATCTTGAACTTACCCAACCTCTTgacaagagggaaaaaaaaaaccttatccATTAGTGTCATGCTCTCCCCTGAAAAGGAGAGACTAATTTGGGTTCTAGACCGTTAACTAGGTGGTAACTCTTAAGTGAACATGTATCCCTCTCTTTAGTCGATCAACTAATCGAGATCGCGAGAGGATGGAGGTATGAAATCCTTTGTACCCATATAGTCTAATAGGGACCCACATTGATAGTATAGGTCTTCCATTTCATTTTAGGgtgagagagaaaacataaatTGTCTAATGTAAAAAGATTGTTATGTTAGCAAATTACAATTTTCCTCtcattttaggattttttttttctctctcctgctCATGGaataagtatcggtatcagatcgGTTATATTGGATCGATAAcggctgagaccgatcctgAGATGGGTATCAGTATCGGATACCGATCCAGATCCGCCGATCCGACCTGATCcgttaaaaaaattatttttttaaaacttaaactCGGACGGACAGAAGACACTGCACTCTAGGGTTCATCTTCGGCGGCTCGCTCTCATCTTCCTATCTCAGAGCTCTAGAAGCCTTTGTTTCGGTTGAAGAACCTCTCCACTTTCAGCAACCATGGGGAAGACACGTGGTATGGGAGCTAGTCGTAAGCTGAAGTCCCACTGTAGAAGGCAGAGATGGGCTGACAAATCATATAAAAAAGCTCACCTTGGCAATGAGTGGAAGAAGCCATTTGCTGGGTCTTCCCACGCCAAGGGCATTGTTCTTGAAAAGATTGGTATTAAGGCCAAGCAACCTAACTCTGCCATCAGAAAATGTGCTTGTGTTCAATTGATTAAGAATGGGAAGAAGATTGCAGCTtttgtgcccagtgatggttgCTTAAACTACATTGAAGAGAATGATGAGGCGTTGATTGCAGGATTTGGACGCAAAGGCCATGCCGTCGGAGATATTCCTAGAGCCAGGTTCAAGGTTGTGAAGGTGACTAGTGTGCATCTTCTTGCCCTcttcaaggagaagaaggaaaagccCATGTCTTAATTTAGCTGGGGAATTGTAGTACCACCTCTTTTAATGTTTGATTGAGGATAATGTAAGATTtcttattaggtgggctagcatagtcaaagatttgtttccaaaaccgatttagtggtgttgactaaagatggagtaagcagaaagaatccaatattattggtaagtgatctctatggagatattgaattctattagcacaccttactggtatgaaatatttattaccatgtgtggacctaaggtattgtttacttaatggggaggaaaccctaattttattgcagggttggtccctaccctcacccctatatatagttatcactgacccattaagtgaagctaacaatcaaaagcataagggaaagagggtagaccagaccaacattgatcgtgttgtacaaggagcatacaagaagacattgaggagttcttattcttcaaccatggattcaggtatgcctaaaacatatattttatagtgtttgtcgtgcatacttatcgatcttcatgaatcgttccgtatatGTTTTCTATCATGCGTTACCTTCCTTATAAACAGTATTTCGAGTGGGGTTTCAATGACAACTTCTTTGAAACTACACTTTTCTTTTGCCGCATTAAATGGAGAGAAGCAGATATTTATTTAATGTTTATGATGCAAAGAGGGATCGATTTCGTTGTGATCAGTGCTGGTGGGGTGCGAGGATTGATGCTCTTTATTTTGTGGACTACATGACACTTTGTCCTAGCACCCCTAATTACCTTCCTACTTGCTTTCTCTGtgtgaaaataaaacagaaccAGGTTtattataaagagaaaataaactCCTTTTTGTGTAATCTTTCACTGTGAATTGAGTTCTTGAAGTTAGTGTTAACATAAGAAGGTTGATTTTTGTTTTCGTTTTTCCATTGAAAAACTGAAATGGGTACCTTGAAGGTAAAGGAAAAAAGGCATACTGGTTTcgttaattaaatcaaaatcgCTAGGTTCGgaagagagaatagagagaaCGGATGAGGAGAGACTAGAGACCATGCCGGAGTTGCTTGATCCTGATGGAGGCCGGCCACCGGATAGATGTAAACAGCTGCTGCTCACTGATTTTTGGAAACCTGCTATCAACCATCGCCCCATGCCTGAGGGCGTAACCGATAGAGATGATGAGGTCTATCATTTGGAGGGCACAGAGGTGAGGGGAGAAAGACCTATCGGAGAGACTGAAGGTCGCAGATCATATGCTGCTGTGATGAAGAAAGTGCTGCCAGATGTGGAAGACCTTCCAGACCCCATTCGAGCAGGGCCTTTGACAAAGGTGGTGATACCTCAGGAGCCTATGAAGAAAAGCTTCAAACTTTTATGTTTGCCCTGATTGGAAGGGTAAATTTCAAGTACATTTCTCATGTTAACACAGGCTTCAAGAACTCAATTCACAGTgaatgattacaaaaatagaaGTTCATTTCTCTTTATAATAAACCTGGTTCTGTTTTATTCACACAGAGAAAGTAAGTAGGAAGGTAGCTAATTAAACTCTAACTACACTTACCCATGCCAATGAAGCCAAGCTTCAGCTGCACCAGTATTGTAGTCCACAGAATAAAGAGCATCAATCCTCGCAGACCACCAGTACAGAGAACAACGAAGTCGATCTCTTGTTGcatcataaatatcaaaatacacATCTGCATCTCTCCATTGAAAGTGGCAAAAGAAAAGTGTACTTCCCCAAATGTTGTCATTGAAACGCCAGTCGAAATACTCATTATGGGGAAGGTAATGGACACCCAAATCATCATCCCTTGATTTGCAATGGATCGTCAGTACATAACCTTCACCCTGTGCTTACTTATAATACTAGAACGATTCATCTTGCTTCTTCTCTAGGCTAATTTGGTTGTGATTCACAAACACAggtctcctcctcctcctcaatataatatatatatgtacttcGCTTCcacagtatatatatatatatatagggtgaaatgaccacctcaTCCCCTTTTTGGATGCATGTGTGCGTACTCTCATTGGCCTCAAGCTGGCCTAGGGTCACACAGCCTAACAACGATCCCCCTCTTGATAAGACTGCATTTATGAGGGTTACATGATAAGGAAAGTTGTTTAAACTCCCAAATCTGAACCGTCAATATGAGCAATAGATGAAAAGTCACACTCCAGTTACAACACATGTTACTTACCGAGAGAATGAAGGCAACACATGTTTAGAATAAGAAAAAAGTATCATCCCAACCTGCATGGCAAGTGTGCTAGGCACATGTCTGAAACAGGAAATTCCCCACCCTATGCACACATTCTCTCATTGGTCGTGTTGGTGCACATGTCACACAACCCGGCAATGATCCTTCAACCAATGGAATATTTCTCTTCGCCTTAAAGTGGAGCTAGAAGGccaaatttttttctatataaatGTTGTTCAGTGATAGTTGTTGGGGGTTCTAGAGACTAGAACACCAAAAGAATATACCCTCATAGTGATAGAACATGATAAATGAAAGTAATGGAACAACAAACATACCTATTGCATGAAGATCGGTCCTTTAAATGTCAGATGAAAAGTCCCTCATTAGCAACTGAGAGGAACTACACAGTGGAGTCCCTTCGCTAAGGTCATCTGCAGCTTTTCACCTTTGGAATTCTCTCTCATATGTATCAACTCTTGTGCGGGAGTTAATGCTTCCAATAATGAAAGGTAAGTGATGGCTACAGGGACTAATagcctctatttataatagagcCCTAACCATAATCCATTTCCACAATGGATTAGGCTAGGAATATCCCACTTGGAGTGGGCCAAAATAGCCTGGCCCAATAGACAATTATGTATTAGTTAAGCCCACAAGCCAACAATCTCCCACCTAGGCTACAATGATACATATATCTCTTTACTGGTATTGGCTATAATCCCCAAAACGAAAATACCACTAAAATATCTTTGATATAGTTAAAAAACCTATTATATCGAACAATAATATAAAATGTGCCTCAATTTATGGCTAACAACTATCCATCATTACAAATATGACTGGGTAATATCTCCTCTACTCCATAGACCAAGGAATGAGGCATTGCCCAAGTTGGTGTCTGTATCGAAgtttggtatgcccataagACAATTTATTAGCCCAGTTTTTCTGAGTTTTTGTCATCTTTTGGAGGAACACCTTAATGTTCTAGTTGGCTGCCACTACCACCCCCATTGGGTATGTGGTCAGCAAGTGGTGGATCTATGCCTCTTGATGCCAAGCTTTATGCAAATCTTATCGGTTCTATCCTAGAATTGAGAACCTTGGTCTGATATTAGTTCTTGTGACACCCTGTAATGgcagatgatattttcttggataaaCTTTACCACCTTAGTTGCATAAGAATTAAGTATGATTGTGCTCCTACCCATTTGATGAAATAATCAATTGTtaccaagatgaattcgtgGCCACTGAAAGCTTTGGGGTTAATTTACCCTATAACCTTAATGCCCCAAATGGAGAAGGGCCAATCAGTGATTTCAAGCATACCAATTCATAATTTcgggatttattggtggccaggaagctcaataaaattagtagaaaagtggatgcgaaacttcatatggtctggtgacatggagacagggaagaagatagtggTGAAGTGGGATGAGGTATGTAAACCTACCAGGGAAGGCGGTCTTGGCATTAGGAGGTTGCGAGATGTTAATTTTGCATGCCTGTGCAACTTAGCATGGCAAATCAAAAATGGAAATTCTCTAATGAGTGTTTTCTTTCGTGCCCGTTTTCTGAAGATTGATGGTTCGCTGAAAACTAcctacctttcctcttcgaTATGGCCTGGTCTTAAAAAGGTGTGGCGGTGGGTTCAGTCTCATGAGCAATGGACTGTTGGGAATGGTCAgaggataaatttttggaaagatagctGGCTGGGAAAGAAGTCTATTGAGGAGATGTATGGTTTGCAGTTAGATATCTTTGATTCGATGCAGGCAAAGGTTTCTGATTTCATTTGCCAAGATGAGTGGAATTTTCCCCAGGTGAGctctgaattttttcaaaatatctttgatcaggccaaggatatcataatttcagatctggatgatatttgtcattgggaattaaattcatctggagtttttacaataaaatcggcttgggaaaaagtaagaagggaatcgccaaaggtggggtggtattcattgatttggaattctcatcttcagcctcgccaatcggtgtttggatggagaatgttgaaaaataagctcgctactgatgataatgtgaaaaagagaggggttccattgccatctcagtgcactctctgtggcatagcggaagagtcaataaatcataccatgtatgaatgctcttttgcagttttcatgtggcagaaattttgttgttgttttgggtttaggtggcttggatttgaaggagttgaaagtttgatagcttggtggaaagatcaggccaagaagaccatctttaaaggggtgtggctgaagggttttgttttaatcccttactttacttggttggagaggaatggaagaaaattcgaaggaatctcaaaatcaaaagagcattgttttggacaagtgaagagagaaattagctgccaagagctggttcattcaggggcagccatctcaatttcggatcttgtcactgcaagaagattgggtatttcaggggtgcggagaaggcctcgggaaatcttcaatattttctggtgccctcctaatccaggttggataaaaatcaattcggatggttgctctattggtaatccagggaagtctggagcagggggaatccttcgcaatgaaaaggcagaggtagtggcaaatttcagaaaatttctaggaactcgcacaaattttgaggctgaatttTTAGCGCTTATGATAGGGATTGAATTAGCTAAGCAGCATAATGTGAAACGACtctggatagaatgtgattcagttgcagttgtgactatttttcagaagaggcaaagtccatggatagctcggcaaagatggataaattgtatttcttatttggaggatgtggaatggaaaataacgcattgctatagggaagcaaattcagtggcggattttttgtcaaagtcagctgctcgttttgaagtgtcagagccgatttcaatttggccaactctagttcaaatggaattagacatggatgcatcgggtcggcctaggttcagattcacctaggaatttcttttctttccagattttttgtttttggtggagttgggtagttgcgtaattctgctgatggcaatgccgaaggtggagtttctgcttctccctctcttcttagtgtgagtgttgggaatttctcccttcctcatctgatgtactatatttcttttttcttctttttcattttaatatacatgactttttagcgaaaaaaaaaaaaatcttccagcAAATATATCTATCAGAGAACCTTTTGGAGTAGGATATTTCATCCCTTCTCTAATCAAAAcaactatcaatgcatcatccatTTTTTACGTTGGCTTTTTAAGCCAATAGAATCAAGCatatattggtccccataatctcatgggtccatccatgttacaatcaaaatatcccttcggtttccaaacccttttgggtgtgtgaggtctaaatggtgtgtatgccctttgtgaatcatatatttcataatgtgcTGGTGGCCTGTAAgatttaaaatctctttgagtctTATATGGTCTATAATGTGGATAAGACATTTGATGTGTTTGTGGCCAATAGGAAGTATGTGGTCTAaaatccctttgagatttgaaattcctttgaggtctatcatgccttttggagggagtgtaataatacgcataatggatgttattcctttttggaacttgcctttggtcataatggggatttcttctctttggagaaactacattttctttttctttcccttgaggtgaggttccaccatcataaccaagtccttctttgtcttggggacttttgcattgggattctaataatgtatccaaagtcttttgacctttagtaaatgtatgaaatatggtagttaactttgagttatcctcctcaagttcataCATTTTAGATGTCAAGGATTCTATCCTCTTGTTGAGGGAAAGAACCTTCTTTTCCCAATTAGACTTTTCAGTCTCAAGTTTCaagctttcttcatataaagcttCAAAATCTTGCagaagatcatcatcattagattcattatttgaagtatctaaataatgagattgagaacttacctcttgttctttgtcTACATGAGCCATTAAGGCAAGGTTTGTGGCTTCATCAgagtcactttcatcttcatccgatgagacttcctcatcattttcttcttcactttcttcatccaattctttggatgctttgaaagcaatgaatttggGATGTGCTCTTTTGAATTCTTCATAGAGATCATTTTCATGGGTAAAAAGTGAACCCATTAATTCATATAGACTTATCTCGTTCAAGTCTCGGGCTTCATTGATAGCAATCGTCTTTGGTTTCCACTTGGTAGATAGTGATCTAAGAATTTTCTTGGCTATCTCAGAGTTGGTGTAAGTCTTACCAAGtcctttcaaggaatttacaatattaataaatctagtaaacatgtcagaaatattttcatattcatgcattcgaaataattcatattcttgtataagcatgtctacttttctttctcttagctctgtagtaccttcatgtgttCCTACAAGTGTGTCCTAAATTTCTTTTGCACTTTCATACATACTTACTCTGttgaattcttcctcatttaaagcAAATTGGTTGTAGGTGAGAGCCCTGAAATTGTATTGAAGAAGTACTAGATCATCGGCTGTCAATTCTGATTCATCCTTTGGCACCGTCTTTCCATTAAtaattttggtgatgacatatggtcctctttctatagttctccaaataagaaaattatatccacaaataaaattcttaaatctacatttccagaaggagaagttttctccattgaagTATAGAGGCCTAGATGCATCCATTCCTTCAGGTGGTCGATTAAATGTAATCAtgatctttgactcactttaagacaacttagtcttatatattaagctcccgctctgataccaattgaaataacctaaagggggggtgaatatttatactagtggaaattaactcttttcgatgtataggtcccaagtgtgattgcaagttaaaataatgcggagagaataaaacaagtacaatcacacaacacaagatttatagtggttcgactcaatctgagtctagtccactccctacaagaatcatcttgtaaggtattccactagttctccctttcagtacgataggtagggaagaaaacctttacaatctttttcacagataagagtatccttacaaatc includes the following:
- the LOC122062453 gene encoding 40S ribosomal protein S23-like is translated as MGKTRGMGASRKLKSHCRRQRWADKSYKKAHLGNEWKKPFAGSSHAKGIVLEKIGIKAKQPNSAIRKCACVQLIKNGKKIAAFVPSDGCLNYIEENDEALIAGFGRKGHAVGDIPRARFKVVKVTSVHLLALFKEKKEKPMS